The Bos taurus isolate L1 Dominette 01449 registration number 42190680 breed Hereford chromosome 18, ARS-UCD2.0, whole genome shotgun sequence nucleotide sequence TTCACTGATGATAGGTTAGAAATGAGTAACCaataaaggctttgccacattctgtacatttataaggtttctctccagtatgaattcggtGATGTTGAGTAAGATGTGAGCGATGGTTAAATGCTTtgctacattctgtacatttgAAAGGTTTCCTTCCTGTATGAATTTTCCTATGTCTACTTAGATTGGATGACTTACTAAAGACTTTCCCACATATCTTacacttgttttctttctgtgaatTCTGAATAGTGTGCTGTTGAATAAGTTCTGAAAACTGACTAGAAACCTTACCATATTCACTATAAGTCCTATCTCCAGTACATGTACTCTTACCTAGAGAAAAACCTGACATTTGATGAAAGATATTTCTACATTTGTTACTTTTAGAATCCTTGTTTGAAGATTCAGGTCCCTGATGTTTCTTAAGGTTTGAGTCTCCTTCAACCATATACCCAGTTTCATTGCCTGAATACCTTCTCACTCCACCATAAATACTCTGGTAATTATTGGAGCTGGAGCTCTTACTTAAGGTCTGACTCATTTTATTGCACATGGAAACTTGTTGTGTATTGAGCATATCACAATATGTTTTGAACAATGATGGTTGGATTACGCCTCTTCCATTATTATCAACAATACACATCTTGGAATGGACATAAAATATCTGTTGGGGGAAGAATAATGATCCCCTGCTCATGGATCCCTCAAATTGATTATATTGTGAGTTTTCCCCCTCATTATTAAAATTTAGGTGTTCAGACTTGCTTGAATGTATGTTTGGTCGAAGCGTATGTTCAGTATTTTCTAAATGAGTATTTACAGTAGGGACTAGATTATCTTTCAGATTTTCAATGTTTCCTTTCAGAGAACATGTATGTTTCAAAAAAGATGGAAATCTTTTCTTAAACTCTTACACTTCTCGGCAGATGTTGAAGGCTGAAATTGGTGTTTTTCCCAGTTTGACTCATGTTGCACATGTCTTTTTGCAGTAATATTAGCATTATGTGTAACTGTCTCCATTTCTTTATGTCCATATAAACATCTTCTCTGTCTTTCATATACCCCTGTAtattccctgtctttcattaaaTTTAAGTTTCTGAGGTGAAATGTTTGATATATTCCTAGGTTTGCTTTTGGGAATACATCTTCTAACACTGGATTCTTCAGCATCAAATCTTGGGTGTCTTGTAGAGACATAGCAGAAAGATACCAAATAATAAGTAACTTTCCCTGCTATTCTCAGTGAATATCTTTAAAGATTTAGAGAAAATTGATGACCACagctagtttaaaaataaaatagagacggAAGGATCTAGATGCAGGGGATTAGGCAGATGTGGAgatcctctctctctccacaaatGAATGAGAAATGGAACAATTCTCTCGGAGCCCAGCTGAACACTAGTAGAGGCCCTTGGAAATCTGAAAGGACATGAAAGATTCCTGCTGAGCTAGGTagggcaagagaaagaaaaaggaaaaggaagagcagAGGAAGTGGGTTGGGGCCTGCAACCCTGCAGGGAGATGAAACTGAGGAGAGGTCTCCATATCTGGGGGAGCCCCTCACTAGGTGAGCTCAGTTTGGACAGAAGGAGAGCCTCATTCTCTGTGGGAAGAGAAAAGCACAACCAGCCTGTGGCAGCAGGACAGATTGAGACCTTTACACAGGCTGCTGAGCGCTGCCCTGCCCATAGAGCCTTAGAGGCATGTCCACCAATGAATACAAGGGCTGGGTGCTGAAACGTGGGGTTTGGAAAGCAGACTGAGGCAGAGGACTGCGGTTGGCTATAAGGAAACATCCTGAAGGAATGGGAGTGAGGGAGGAGCTCTGCAAACGGCAATGCTTGAGGAGGAAGCCTGAACGACTATAGAGCAGAGTGCCATTGGTGAGTGATGCCCAAAGAAGAAGCCCATTTCATCTCTTGTCCCTTGTACCAGCCCCTGCTCAGCAGGGACTACGAAGAACTCCACCCACATAGGTCTTTTGAGCCCCCAGCCACGGCCTCCCCCCATGCACCTCCTCCACAATCAGCAGACTCCTGTGCTCTGGTGCAGCGTCAGGAGAAGATACCTGTGAGTTGACTGCACGCACAGATGGAGCTGAAAGGACAGCTGAACCCCAGGGATAAAGAAAAGCTGAAACCTCTCCTTGTAGCAACACAAGCCATGGTCTTACACCCACAACCAGCTTTGTAACCTCAGCCCCTATAGAGCATCTGAATCAACAAACAGGGCTCTCCCAGTCATGGCATGTATAGCTTTAGCAGCTATAGACTCTGTGGGCTCCTACAAATGGCAACTGGGCCAGACAGAGCATGAGCTGAATCGTAGCACCACAGTGGGTCCAGCTCCACGCTCAATGCAATCCCAGGACTTCACTTCACTGAATCTATGCTGGTGACCTTGTGAAAACAACATCTGAGAGACACCAGGGCCATATGCCATCATGCCCATGGTTAAGGTggggaaaaggctgtatattgtcaccctgcttatttaacttatatgcacagtacatcatgagacataacgggttggatgaagcacaaattggaatcaagatttcagggagaagtatccataatctcagatatacagatgacaccacccttatagcagaaagcacaccacccttatagtacaaagtgaagagaaactgaggagtctcttgatgaaactgaaagaagagggagaaaaagctggcttcaaactcaaccttcaaaaaatgaagatcatggcactggtcagatcatttcatgacaaacagtggtagaaacagtggaaacagtgagaggctttaatttttgggtccaaaatcactgcagatggttattacagccatgaaagtaaaagatgcttcctccttggaagaaaaggtatgaccaaactaggcagcatattaaaaagcagaaacattatttggctgataaaggtccatctattcaaagctaaggtttttccagtagtcatgtatggatgtgagagttggaccatgaagaaagctgagtggcgaagaacggatgattttgaactgtggtgttggagaagactcttgagagtcccttggactgcaaggagatcacaccactccttcctaaaggaaatcagtcctgaatattcactggaaggactgatgctaaagcggagGCTCCGattctttgtccacctgatgcgaagaactgatgtaatgagaaagaccctgatgctgggaaagattgaagatgggaggagaagggaatgacagaggatgagatggttggatggcatcactgacttgatggacatgagtttgaacaggctctgggagttggtgatggacagggaagcctggcttgctgcagacCACGGATTGCAGACTCAGAAtcaactgagcgacagaactgaactgactgatatttaTAATTAATTCTCTTTGCTGTATAGGAGTACAAAATTGGAAAAcagctatattccaattaaaacttttcaaaaagatttatttatataatctAAAAATTGTTATAGTTTGAATCAACGTTTAATAATATAGTGGAAAATGTGCTAAGACTTTatgtcaatttattttaaaattctctgaggtaacaataaaataaagtattttagcATGTTAGAATTGGGGCAAATACACTAAAGATATTTAATATGAGATCttataaggaaaagagaaagcttGAACTCAACCTGAGATGtccattctttcattttcaccagGTTTTACTTTCTGTAGTGAAAAATAACTTGAATTTGAAATTTGTTTAAAAGGTCCTATGGGTTGCTCCCAGTGGATAGGAAACTATAAACCAGAGAACAAAAATCTGTCCCCAGTATTCCTAGAAGTCTGGCAGTTTGTCTACCACTCCACTCACAAATTTCTGTCTAGAGGTAGAGGGAAGCTTTAAAAGGACTGTCATACAGTTACTTAGAAATGGGCAGAGTTTTCCTAGGGTCCCCAAGAAATCCAAGAGCAATGAAAAAATGCAGTTTGTAACAAGGCAAGAGGAGACTTTTAGTTCACACTGTGATGGAGAAAATTAATCACTGGAGATAAATTCATGAATGATTTAAGAGACAGAATAGGGCAGGTGATACATTTCTGTGACAGTAGCAGACACAAATCCAGGTTTTCGAAAACTATTTCCATTGAAGCAAATCTTCCAACACCATGTGACGAAGGATGAATTCCTCGCTGCTCCTTAGACCTCTCTGAATCATCATCTCCATCCATTCATACCtacctgagttcagttcagttcagtcactcagtcgtgtctgactctttgcgaccccatgaattgcagcactccaggcctccctgtccatcaccaacttctggagttcactcaaactcatgtccattgagttggtgatgtcatccacccatctcatcctctgttgtcctcttctcctcctggccccaatccctcccagcatcagggtcttttccaatgggtcaacttttcccatgaggtggccaaagtactggagtttcagtactttagcatcagtccttccaatgaacacccaggactgatctcctttaggatggactggttggacctccttgcagtcagtactttagcatcagactttagcatcagtccttccaatgaacacccatgactgatatcctttaggatggactggttggacctccttgcagtccgagggactctcaagagtcttctccaacaccacagttcaaaagcatcaattcttcagtgctcagctttcttcacagtccaactcttatttGAGTTACTAATGTTGAAAATTCTGCTCGATGAATGACAATTTTGAACCACAATGAAATAGAATAGTAAGGTAAGAATTCATACTTAAGTTGGAACTTtaattgttttacatattttaacagGTCTAATAGGATAGTAACCTTTCATGTGGTCTGGGCTTGTGTtggaaatgagagagaaataaagtttattagaatgggggatgctgttagaacagcaggccagctcaagggagaacagatgttgaacaggggtccttagtccactttcTAGCCAAGGTATGaggagtgggataggggtcttgcAGATCATTTGCTGAATGGATGAGGCACATATAATGGGTGGAGGAAGAGTAAGAAAGATACTTTCTCATTATTGGGTAGGAGGGGAGAGAGTTTATACTGCTtaggaggacctgaaatccatcagtagttacaacatgggggaaggaaagatgctaagaGTCTTGTTTTTCTGTTCTTGCACTCCAAggccctccttggttttatctgcacTATAGTCCCTGGGTCACCACATACctccttctctttatttttagggcCAATTCTTTGGTCCTTGTTGATGCCCTGGTCATGTCTAACTACACATTTCACTTCTCACACATTTGGTAATGCAGTTTCAAGGAAAAGGGGGTGATGACCACTCTGGCTTCTTCAGGCTGAGCAGGGGAACATGGGGCTCTGGGTTCCCTTTGCCTACTCTGACAGGGAGCATTTATGGAAAGAGATGAGAGTCCATGGAATGATAAGGTGACTTGTTTCAGCATTGTCTAGGTGTTAGGGGATATTCTTGCACAAGCACTTGGAAACTTGTGGTATTTTAGAAGAAACAAACTGTACAAGAAAGTTAAAGGTACATGGCCCAAAGATGAAGAGAAGTAGAAAAGCTGCTCAGGGGCTAGCTGCcagctgccgggagccggcagCTAGCCAGGAGAACCAGGACCAGACATTGGTTTGTGAcattagtgtttctctaggtaaGAGAAGAAGCCAGAATTGgggctcataaaatctttacctgaaaacatctCACTCTCGGAAGGCCAGTTCTGGGTTTTTCCCAGggcacagagtgccttatttctGATCTCTACTCTCAACAGCTTTCGGGGgctgttgaaggtcagcagcttgcAGTGGTCATGATGTCATCTTTGTAGAGACAGCTGGCAGAGTCCAGTTAGCAGGGTCCTTTCAGAGCCACAAATTTGACCATGCTTTGGGGGCATTTCTTGTCCACTGTGTCCTGCGGCACTGGGAAGGCTCATTCCCAGGTCTAGGGAAGGTTCCACTGataggccactcaatgtgctgttTCTAGAGCACGCCTTGTGAGGAGCAAAATCTCTGGACCatacctgtcttactagcctcttggtccaggaaaatattcccttttcttgcttcttcctgtatctagagttacattattacaatCACTGATAGCATTTGGAACTGCATATCAGCATTTTATCACAGGCTCAGTCACACATTGAGTAACATAAGAATCAATCTTCTGAAAGAAGCagcatagaaaataatatagctatAGCTAGCAGTTATTATTAAGTTATTAGAAGGTCATAAGTAAGAATGAtaagtcaagaactttcattAGGTAGAGCAGTAtaccccaggtcatctgacttcATTTGTTAAATGACTAAAGCCTGGTGTTACACTCCTGTTTGTACATCATGGAGCATCTCATCTTTATCTGAAGATTGCTTCCTGAGATTAGCTTTAGAAACAGTGTCCTTTTAATAACTTATTGAATGTTTTAGAAATATAACATAACAAGGAACTATCTCAGAAGTGAGTCTTGGTAAACACTAGACCTTAATTAACAAAACCAGAAACTTAGTTCAACAATGAAAAAACGTTAATATTCAATGAGAcgtatttttttcattatgaggGCATTAACCCTGTAGCCAGGGAAGGCTTTAACCCATCAAATAGAAATGAAGTTTGTCAGGGAGCCGGGAAAAACCAGGCAGccatcttggatttcccatagcACTGACTCTTTGATTTACAGCTATTGTTTACCCATTTTTAAATCCGCAATTTAGGacaagtcaatggcaccccactccagtactcctgcgtggaaaatcacatggatggaggagcctggtaggctgcagtccatggggtcccaaagagtcagatacgacggagcgacttcactttcacttttcactttcatgcattggagaaggaaatggcacccactccagtgttcttccccggagaatcccagggatgggggagcctggtgggctgccatctatggggtcacacagagtcagacacaactgaagcgacttagcagcagcagcagcagcagcatggccatGTTTTAATGACATCAGGACAGCAAAATCTAACCGTGAGGGGTTATTTTTGTAGAACAAGAATGAGCTTTGTCTACATGTACCATAGTCTTAAGTAATGCttatttactttaccaaagtaaaaaaaaaagattttttaaatgaacataaatGACTTAAAGGTAAAGAAATTCATAATGTCTTCTTGAAAGCTGcattataataaaaatgtgttcTATTAACATAGAGATTAGACTAAATTTCAGTCCGGTGCCAGCCGACCAGATAAGAAACAGACAAAATTGTTTATCAGGTAACCTTAGAAAAATCTTTTCCATAAATCTTGAAATAGCAGTATTCTTGCAAAGGCATCAGAGTGAAaccatacagttcagttcagttcagttcagttcagtcgctcagtcaagtccgactctttgcgaccccatgaatcgcagcacgccaggcctccctgtccatcaccaactcccggagtccactcagactcatgtccatcgaatcagtgatgccatccagccatctcatcctctggcgtccccttctcctcctgcccccatccctcccagcatcagagtcctttccaacgagtcaactcttcacatgacgtggccaaagtactggagtttcagctttagcatcattccttccaaagaaatcccagggctgatcaccttcagaatggactggttggatctccttgcagtccaagggactctcaagagtcttctccaacaccacagttcaaaagcatcaattcttctgcggtaggccttcttcacagtccaactctcacatccacacatgaccacaggaaaaaccatagccttgactagacagacctttgttggcaaagtaatgtctctgcttttcaatatgctatctaggttggtcataactttccttccaagcagtgagcatcttttaatttcatggctacagtcaccatctgcagtgattttggagcccccaaaaataaagtctgacactgtttccactgtttccccatctatttcccatgaagtgatgggaccggatgccatgatcttagttttctgaatgttgagctttaagccaactttttcactctccattttcactttcatcaagaggcttttgagttcctcttcactttctgccataagggtgatgtcatctgcatatcttgaggttattgatatttctcccagcaatcttgattccagcttttgtttcttccagtccagcgtttctcatgatgtactctgcatataagttaaataaacagggtgacaatatacagccttgacatactcgttttcctatttggaaccagtctgttgttccatgtccagttctaactgttgcttcttgacctgcaatcaaatttctcaagagcaggtcaggtggtctggtattcccatctctttcagaattttccacagtttattgtgatccacacagtcaaaggttttggcatagtcaataaagcagaaatagatgtttttctgaaactctcttgctttttccatgtttaATTCTGATTAAACTGCAACTGACAATGTAGCCTGGTCATTGCTGTGACTTGTAACACTTTCACAGGATAAGGAGAATCATAGTTGACCACATTTTATTAGGGCGTATCAGATCTATATGAACTCACATAATTTTaagatatctatattagtaacatccACCATACAGCACAATCTGAGAAGATTTATCACCCCTTCAACAGGACTTCCCGTGTAATTTAACATGTCCAATGAACCCAGGTAGTTTAATAGCTCCCTGGGAcgtctcaggggccctctgaagcattcCAAAGTCAGCTAGACGCCAAGTTATTTAGGAAGTTTTATCAACAAATATCAAAAGGGATTATAACACTCAGTCAGATAAATCATATTGATCACTGGGAAACAATATATTCACTTAACCAAAGTAACAaagaagatttctttttcttttttttttttttgaagttttgaaaatttttattttatatacaaagaGCTAGTATTATTTCTGCCTAAGGTTGATGTGCTGGATGAGCCATCTAAGCAAGTTCGGTTAGTCCAACTTAATGAAGCCAATGTCCTTCGTATACTGGCGGAAACACTGGCGGCACATATTGAGGCCGCATTTCCGGATCAGACCGTGCCGGTTTGAGCAGACCCGGCTAGAGCGAGAACCCTGGCGGAATTTTCTCGGATGGCTCCAGTACAGCTGCTGGTGACCCATGTTGCTTTCTCGGCTGCAACGAGGTAAAAGGCCAAAGAAGATTTCAAAGGTAAGCATAGAACAGATCACtttagaggtaaagaaacttaaagtcCATCATGAAAGGCAGTTCAACATATCAAGAAAACTTGTATTTATGCACAAAACTCTTCCCTTGGGGTCCACTGGCCATAAAACCTTCTTATCACTTTCTGTACCCATTActtttttctcccatcctgaaacagCCACCTATAAGTGAGATttacttcctttttccttcataAAGTGTAATTTcattcctcataccttctttaCTGAAAATATACATGCTACTTTCCTTAAGCAATCAAGAACTTAAGCATTCTATAAATTGGTgaacataaataccagtgataatttctgaaaataattctGGAGAACATCTCAGGATGTCATCAAATATTATTCATGAATAGTCCAAAATCTCTAGTTTCTCTGTAAGAGGAAGTTAGTCCTCAGTAAGGAATGTTTCAGaatcttatttaattttgaaatcatctagctatttaataaatttccatcacttagtttagcacagctCTAGGAATTCAGGTTACCACAATCTAAAGACTGTTTTAGACAGACATTTCTAAagtataattattcttaatagagtgtatctaaaagctcatatctcttttgcattttctttgaagttttttttttccccccactagACGTACTTTGCTGGCTGACACACTTGCAACAGATAAAACAATATaacaatatttaacttataataaaCCTAGGCACAATGAAAATACTATTCTTAATGACTCTTAGACATATCTAtattagattagcaaacaaacattaatactagATATTGAATATTGAATAATTCCCAGTTAACATgaatctgaaattcatttaggttaatttttcTTGTAGTTAGAACTGTCtgatttgtaagtgcttacttttcatgaggagctaccccacgtccgaggtcaggggcagtggccaagaaGAGCTTTCACACATCCGATGTCAGGGATGGCGGCCTAGAGGAGCAACCTCACATCCAAGGAGTGGCGGCAAGTGGAGCttctccacgttcaaggtcagtaggtgtggcggtgaggagatactcctcgtccaaggtaaggagcagtggctgcgctctGCTGGAGCGGCAATGAAGAGAtaacccacgtccaaggtaaaagaaacccaagtaagacggtaggtgttgcgagagggcatcagagggcagacacactgaaaccataatcacagaaaactagtcaatctgatcacacggaccacagccttgtctaactcagtgaaactaagccatgctaggtggggccacccaagacagacgggtcatggtggagaggtctaacagaaagtggtcctctggagaagggaatggcaaaccacgtcagtattctggccttgagaaccctatgaacagtatgaaaaggcaaaatgacaggatactgaaagaggaactccccaggtcagtaggtgcccaatatgctacaggagatcagtggagaaataactccagaaagaatgaagggatggagccaaagcaaaaacaatatccagttgtggatgtgactggtgatagaagcaaggtccgatgttgtaaagagcaatattgcataggaacctggaatgtcgggtccatgaatcaaggcaaattggaagtggtcaaacaagagatggcaagagtgaatgtcgacattctaggaatcagcgaactgaaatggactgggatgggtgaatttaactcagatgaccattatatctactactgcgggcaggaatccctcagaagaaatggagtggccatcatggtcaacaagagtccaaaatgcagtacttggatgtaatctcaaaaatgacagaatgaaaaaaaaaaaaatgacagaatgatctctgtttgtttccaaggcaaatcattcaatttcacagtaatccaagcctatgtcccaaccagtaacactgaagaagctgaagttgaactgttctatgaagacctacaagaccttttagaactaacacccaaaaaaacatgtccttttcattataggggactggaatacaaaagtaggaagtcaagaaacacgtggagtaatggcaaatttggccttggaatacggaatgaaacagggcaaagggtaatagagtttttccaagagaacacactggtcatagcaaatacccttttccagcaacacaagagaagactctacacatggacatcaccggatggtcaacaccgaaatcagactgattatattttttacagccaaagatggagaagctctatagagtcagcaaaaacaacactgggagctgactgtggctcagatcaagaactccttattggcaaattcagacttaaattgaagaaagcagggaaaaccactagaccattctggtatgacctaaatcaaatccattatgattatacagtggaagtgagaaagatttaagggcctagatctgatagatagggtgtctgatgaattatggatggaggttaatgacattgtacggaagacagggatcaagaccatccccatggaaaagaaatacaaaaaagcaaaatggctgtctggggaggccttacaaatagctgtgaaaagaagagaagtgaaaagcaaaggagaaaaggaaagatataagcaactgaatgcagagttccaaagaatagcaagaagagataagaaagccttcctcagtgatcaatgcaaagaaatagaggaaaacaacagaatgggaaaaactagagatctcttcaagaaaattagagataccaagggaacatttcatgcaaagatggcctcgataaaggacggaatggtatggaccttacagaagcagaagatattaagaaggtggcaagaatacacagaagaaccgtacaaaaaaagatcttcacgacccagataatcatgatggtgtgatcactgacctagagccagacatcctggaatgtgaagtcaagtgggccttagaaagcatcactacgaacaaagctagtggaggtgatggaattccagttgagctatttcaaatcctgaaagatgatgctgtgaaagtgctgcactcaatatgccagcaaatttggaaaactcagcagtggccacaggactggaaatggtcagttttcattccaatcctaaagaaaggcaatgccaaagaatgctcaagccaggcttcagcaatacgtgaaccgtgaacttcttgatgttgaagctggttttagaaaaggcagaggaaccagaaatcaaatttccaacatctgctggatcatggaaaaagcaagagagttctagaaaaacatctatttctgctttattgactatgccaaaacctttgactttgtggatcacaataaactgtggaaaattctgaaagagatgggaataccagaccacctgatcggcctcttgagaaatttttatgcaggtcaggaagcaacagttagaactggacatggaacaacagactggctccaaataggaaaaggagtacattaaggctgtatattgtcaccctgcttatttaacttatatgcagagtgcatcatgagaaacgctggactggaagaaacacaagctggaatcaagattgccgggagaaatatcaataacctcagatatgcagatgacaccacccttatggcagaaagtgaagaggaactcaaaagcctcttgatgaaagtgaaagtggagagtgaaaaagttggcttaaagctcaacattcagaaaacgaagatcatggcatctgctcccatcacttcatgggaaatagatggggaaacagtggaaacagtgtcagactttattttttggggctccacaatcactacagatggtgactgcagccatgaaatgaaaagacgcttactccttggaaggaaagttgtaaccaacctagatagcacattgaaaagcagagacattactttgccaacaaaggtccgtctagtcaaggttatggtttttccagtggtcatgtgtggatgtgagagttggactgtgaagaaggctgagtgctgaagaattgatgcttttgaactgtggtgttggag carries:
- the LOC112442376 gene encoding small ribosomal subunit protein uS14-like, whose protein sequence is MGHQQLYWSHPRKFRQGSRSSRVCSNRHGLIRKCGLNMCRQCFRQYTKDIGFIKLD